The following are from one region of the Mixophyes fleayi isolate aMixFle1 chromosome 7, aMixFle1.hap1, whole genome shotgun sequence genome:
- the LOC142098509 gene encoding uncharacterized protein LOC142098509 — translation MSRDRRGEQAEEREMEVEGSEEGEGEVEETGQGRKTKTGRNVRFSHDENCVLVHNIIPCYEVILGNLAAQTPLRRRHQLWGRACDAVNAVGPLKRTVAHCRKRFSDIKRRLKEKMAQERRSTRRTGGGPPLRMEYTTYEEELRQIMPAEIVEGINVQDTDSPSFGQVVESPGPQFSPSARPTPPPSARDSGTDEQAGPSSYQPPQAESLEMSPEPEDLTTITLVTVDAPVSGLQEVSPGPAEPSHHQPAPETMDPAREMALSIGAFQQQQTLFMDRQTRHMSQIAAQLRRIHRSNSQLPARINRLATALEQTNGVQDE, via the exons atgtccagagataggaggggagaacaggctgaggagagggagatggaggttgaggggtcagaggagggagagggagaggttgaggagacaggacagggcaggaagaccaagacagggaggaatgtgcgcttctcacatgatgagaattgtgtgttggtgcacaacatcattccctgctacgaggtcatcctagggaacctggcagcccagactcctctaaggcggcgtcaccaactgtgggggagagcctgtgatgccgtgaacgcggtgggcccactgaagcggacagtggcgcactgccgcaagcgcttctcagacatcaagaggaggcttaaagagaagatggcccaggaaaggaggtcgacaaggcgcacgggtggtggccccccacttcgtatggagtacaccacgtacgaggaggagctgcgccagataatgccggctgaaattgtagagggcataaatgtccaggacaccgactcgccctcttttggccaagtagttg aatcgccaggaccgcagttcagtcccagtgccagacctacacctccaccttcagcgagagattcgggcacagacgagcaagcag ggccctcttcatatcAGCCACCTCAGgcagagtccctggaaatgtcccctgagccagaggatctaacaaccatcaccctggtaacagtggatgcccctgtgtctggcctccaggaagtttcacctggccctgctgaaccatcacaccaccaacctgcacctgaaactatggacccagccagagaaatggcgctgtctattggcgcattccagcagcaacagacattattcatggacaggcaaactcgccacatgtcccaaattgcggcccagttgaggcggatacaccgctccaatagtcaactccctgctagaatcaaccgtctggcaacagctttagaacagaccaat